Genomic segment of Salvelinus sp. IW2-2015 linkage group LG17, ASM291031v2, whole genome shotgun sequence:
acaggtttttagaaactgttcatttatttaaaaaacataccttattcagaccctttgctatgaaacttgaaattgagctcaggtgcatcctgttgccattgatcatcctggagatgtatctacaacttgattggagtccacctgtgttaaattcaatggattggacatgatttggaaaggcacacacctgtctatataaggtcccacagttgacggtgcatgtcagagcaaaaaccaagtcatgaggttgaaggaattgtccgtagagctccgagacaggattgtgtcaaggtgcagatctggggaagggtatcaaaatgtcggcagcattgaaggtccccaagaacacagtggcatccatcattcttaaatggaagaagtttggaaccaccaagactcttcctagagctggccacccggccaaactgagcaatcgggggagaagggccttggtcagggaggtgaccaagaacgatATTCACCCTGACAGATGGAAAACACTGGTGCTtatgctcccaggtgatatttattaacaacgtttcaacccttaggtcttcattaggcatccatatcccaggtgggggtggaaggtcctatacagtgccttgcaaaagtattcatcccccttggcgtttttcatattttgttgcattacaacctgtaatttcagtagatttttatttggatttcatgtaatggacatacacaaaagtcCAAATTAGTAAAGTGAaacatttgtttaaaaatatttaaaaaatccagaaaaatggtgcgtgcatatgtattcacccccttttctatgaagcccctaaataagatctggtgcaaccaattaccttcagaagtcacctAATTagttgaagtccacctgtgtgcaatctatttaagtgtcacatgatctctctctctctgtgtgtattggggtaaaccgtggggtgttgggttgagagTGCAGAGATTGACAGGGAGGCTTTAGTCAGAAAAACAACTTTGcttaagacagaaaataaatgtatcaaaggttttgctcggtcttccttctctctcttaactggtgtccgtctctctcccttctctcctgtgGTGTGTCATCGTGCTCCTTTTATTTagcctccacggctggttggcatTTTCCTCTAATTAGCTGTCTGTGTCGATGCCCAGGTCCCGTATTCCCAGCAGGAGGGAGCCAACATCGCCTAACGTACCTCCCCTCTTAccatcccccggggtagacctccgtgtgtgtgtgtatatatatatatatacacacacatcttaGCTTAAAAAATCACAACTTTGAACAtcacacggagcaccattaaatccattattaaaaaatggaaagaatatggcaccacaacaaacctgccaagagggccgcccaccaaaactcacagaccaggcaaggagggcattaatcagtggcaacaaagagaccaaagatgaccctgaaggagatgcaaagctccacagtggagattggagtatctgtacataggaccactttaagccgtatgttacgcacgcctctgaagagggaacgcaacaccctgctacaactcaactccccgtgaagtgaaagaggtatgggactgtaggtgtgagaaaggacgacaaaaggcagaattgaccgtttactaggattttattcctttacacggtaatatggggaaaaggggctggacggaaccaaagcaaagaaagtaaatgtcaaagcccccctcctatctaacctgcctacccactacttacttagcaccacctggtgccctaaccaaaatacagggagtggtccacccaggtcttacctagtgtgcctagacagtgaatatactacgggtatatgtatgcccgcgggcctcttgcctaagcactccctaggtgccttcccctccccccccgggaacaaaatgaaacagaataacaaacaattactcaaactaaggacatcaaataagctctatctgaTAATGCAACAAattaacacagtacataccaaatcGCTTTCTGATAAAtaaccaacactatataaccctcAGCTCCCTGAAAAAAGACCAACACAGCTCTCGGCAATTGAATTCCCTATATCACAATCAAactctctctgcattctctctcagCAAaaatctctcttccctctgaacaacagaacactggcttttatagcttcagaaggcattggtaattggagacagctgcgtcctgaagagggggcggggtcagctctccaatcatcaattggggccgaccaatcagctgcttgggaagaattcaggaagccatctcctgaaacacacacactcaaatacaaactacaacacagaaactggggaacgtaacactgtacactccacagagttgggcattacggaagagtggccagaaaaaaataagcaaacacgtttggtgttaaccaaaaggcatgtgggaaactccccaaacatatggaagaaggtactctggtcagatgagaataagttgagctttttggtcatcaaggaaaacactacgtctggtgcaaacccaacacctcatcaccctgagaataccttccccacagtgaagcatggtggtggcagcatcatgctgtgtgtttttcatcggcagggactgggaaactggtcagaattgaaggaatgatggatggcgctaaatacgagcaaattattgagggaaacctgtttgtattccagagatttgagactgggatggaggttcaccttccagcaggacaatgacctaagcatactgctaaagcaacacttgagtggtttaaggggaaacatttacatttcttggaatggcctagtcaaagcccagacctcaatccaattgagaatctgtggtatgacttaactgctccagctccttcaagttggatgggttttgccttaaagaatgggcaaaaatctcagtggctagatgtgccaagcttatcgagacatacaccaagagacttgcagctgtaattgctgcaaaaggtggctctacaaagcattgcctttgggtggtgaatagttaggcaacaaaataagaaaaatgccaagggggtgaatacattcgcaagccactgtatatggggGCAGTACTCtgttaagagaattatgttctcaatgttcataaactgaacttcaattaaaaaaCTCGGACTGTTaccaagaatttgtaaggttcttgttgaaatgaaacagaggccagtctacaatagtcagaatgtttatttacgagagctctccTTAtaatttcctgtacattggtttatttacctctcatttcgtcataaatgtccctctcAGACAATATAGTACTTCTCCTACTCatacattgcctgccacctgttatacaatctactacaagcccaaggtctctcccctccctgggtggggagacttccttccctgttatcagttccacagtggtcacaagttgtctgccacagttcctcttctcttatggacaaacattctccatcattatacagagacagagtagaattctgttagttatagttctacgttaaatgtatacatcatttagtcattattcatgaAATTCATAACATACTCAGTGACATCACCTTCCTGAAACAGGatgtaaaataaaatgtgaacatagtttcttggtcagggaggtgaccaagaacccgatggtcactctgacagatctccagagttcctctgtggagatgggataaccttcaaggaagacaaccatctctgcagcactccaccaatcaggcctttatggtagtggccagatggaagccaatcttcagtaaaaggcacaggacaGCCTGCTTgaattttgccaaaaggcacttaaaggtctatcacaccatgagaaacaagtttctctggtttgatgaaaccaagattgaactctttggcctgaatgtcaagtgtcacgtctggaggaaacctggcaccatccctacggtgaagcatggtggtggtagcttcatgctgtggggatgtttttcagcggcagggattaggagtctagtcaggatcgaggggaaagatgaactgcGCAAAGTACACAGATCCTTGatttaaaacctgctccagaatgctcaggacctcagactcgggcaaatgatcaccttccaacaggacaaccctaagcacacagccaagacaatgcaggagtagcttcggggcaagtctcaatgtccttgagtggcccagccagagcctggacttaaacctgatcgaacatctctggagagacctgaaaatagctgtgcagtgacgctccccatccaacctgacagagcttgagaggatctgcagataagaatggaagaaactccccaaatacaggtgtgccaagcatgtagcgtcatatccaagaagactcaaggctgtaatcactgctaaaggtacttcaacaaagtactaagtaaagggtctgaatagttatgtatatTTGCTATTTacgttttttttgctttgtcattacgggttattgtgtgtagactaaGGGGGGGAACTGttttgtccattttagaataaggctaaactaacaaaatgtggaaaaattcaaggggtctgaattctttccgaacgCGCTAAAAGTAATGTTTGATCAATAATAAAGTTTCTTTACCCACTCATGACAATAACCATAACTTTTATGAGTTAACTTGATGTTCAATAATAACCTTCACATTTATCCTGCGTGATTTACATTTGACACAACGGACATTTCCCATGGGAGAAGTTTTAGTGTCTTACTAGCCACGTTTTCTAGCTGGTCTGTCTGAGCCTTGGTGTCTGTCTGCTCCCACCCAGGTGCTCTGAACCATGCAGCCAGTAAGAAGCTGGACTTGGAGGCCTGGTTCCCAGGGTCCTCAGCCTTCAGAGAGCTGGTCTCCTGCTCCAACTGTTTAGACTACCAGGCTCGTCGGCTGCGTATCCGCTACGGACAGACCAAAAAGATGATGGACAAGGTGAGAGTACCCAGTCTTTCCATAGAAAACCCTCCCATTTATAAAGTTGATAGTTCTGGATTTGCTTCCATAATCAAAGTCACATTTGAGTGGCTTTGAACCAGTTCACATGACTCTGCCTGTGTTCTTTAGGCCGACTATGTGCATATGCTCAACGCGACCATGTGTGCCACCACACGTGTAATGTGTGCTATCCTGGAGACGTACCAGACAGAAGAAGGTATCATTATTCCAGAGGTACTCCGGAACTTCATGCCTCCAGGTGAGTCACAGTTTTTTCACTGTTTTTTTTACAGGTTTTGTGAAGGGGCGTGCAATACGTGTGCCATATGCATGGAAGGTAGTGAGAAGAAACAACCTTTCATGATCGCAGAGTACTTAAACATGTATAGATTTGCCTCTATGCGTATTTGATGACTAGTATTGCCATGAAAGCCGTTTGTGTGTATACTGAATGTGTACACCTTCATTCCTATTCTATACATTTTCTTAGGTATGACAGAGATGCTGAAGTTTGTAAAGCCTGCCCCTATTGATGTGGAGATGTCCAAGAAGCAGAAGAAACAGcaggatggagggaagaagaagCAGGGAAGTGGAGACCAGCTCCAGAACCAAGTGGAGAACATGTCTGTCAACGATTCCTAGACCCCATCATCCCCATTCTTACACTCCCTTCACTCTCACCACATCTGAAAATGGACTGCTCCATCCTATCACCAATACATCTATCTCATTGTGCTCTGGGTCTAGTGACCAGTCTGTCACTCTCCTCTCCCAGAGACAAGGTTCAGCCTTAAACAGACAGTTGTTATCATGACCCCTTTTCTACTGTATGAACAGAATACATACTGAAAGGTTAATTATGAAAGGGAAAGGCCAAAGTATTGCTAGTTAGTGGGAAAGGGGCTGCTAACAGCTTTGGGTCAATAGTAATGTTAGGTCTGCTGCATGCAATTATCTTAACTGTAAGATCCAAACAATATCAAGTCTGAACTCTAGAATTCTGTGAAATGTCGTTTGAGGCTCGTTAATGCAAAATGTTTTCAAAGTAAGGTGACGTGAACAATCAATCAACGTCTTGAGTCGGgcacagccgtgtgtgtgtgtgtgtgtgtaggatgctTTTAGTTATACAGTTGCTTTGAAGTTCTTAACTACATTTTAATTGTCTGAATGAATATCACCATAAATCACACAACTATCCTCTGTAAATTCAGAAGGGCTGGGGTCATGAGACATCTGGACTCTGTCTTGTTTGGGCTTTTTGTGACACACTGCTCTCCCCAAACTCAATAGGAGTTTTCCAACATTGTTGCTTGAGATCATTTGCTTCTAGTGCTTGTCAGGATAATACGATGTCTGTATGTACTCGCGTAAGACGAGGCATTGATGAAGTGGCACCACTGTAACAATAAATAATATGAAAAATGACTTTCCTAGTGTATTTTTCCCAATGATATGAAATGTCAGTGACTGCAAAAGGTTGCGGTTGATACAGCTATCGCTATCAGATAGCATCTTGACTCTGAACTGAAGGACAGCAGATGAAGAGCAATAAGGAAGAATTTCATTTTGGTTAGTCATTAACCCCGCTAGACTTTACACCCAAAGCAAGCTCGCCACCTGAAGTCGTATAACTACAACCGTGTGGATAGTTACTGAAAAAAGGTAAGACCACAAATTTACCACAGTTTTGAAATTGAGTAAAGGGGCCTTACATGTAATTTACACCCAGGCATCATGAGAACCAGTTGATTTAGTGGTGTAATATCCTGAAATACTACACttgaattgtttgtttttccAGGAGCACATCCCTGTCATAGCCGGATTCATTTTTTTCAGTGTAAAGATGAGTGATATCTCTGACGATGATAATGAGATCTCTTTCGCAGTTAAAGTAAGTGCACACTAACATCAAGGCAGCATGAATAGTGTTATATTCATCAATATATTTCCTAATATAATACATATTAGGGACCATATTGTTGTTATGGCTTAGGGGGACCATTAGATTTTGTGAATGTTATTGCCCTCTGTGACGGTCTCTCTTGGTCTTCATAAGTTTCTGGGGCGTGTTGCGGTGGTCCGTTCTGAGGGCATGCAGATCCTGAATGAGGCTGTTCAGAGCCTGAAGGTAAACATCCATAACAGCTGTCCCAACCATTTCTCTCTGCCTAATGTTAGACAGTTGACAATGGGTGCGTTCAGCAGGACTCAACGTTTTGGAATGTTCCGATAGAAATATGCTACGTAGAACAATCATTCctttctgacatgtagaataaggaatcacattGGCTCTATTCGTAGCATTTCTATataaacttccctttttcaggaccctgtcaaagatcatttgtaaaaatccaaataacttcacagatcttaattgtaatgggtttaaacactgtttcccatgcttgttcaataaaccatgaacaaataatgaacatgcacctgtggaacgatcgttaagacactaacggcTTACAggtggtaggcaattaaggtcacagttatgaaaaattaggacactaaagaggcctttctactgactctaaaaaacaccaaaagaaagatgcccagggtccctgctcatctgcgtgaacgtgccttaggcatgctacaaggaggcattaggactgtagatgtggccagggcaataaaattgcaatgtccatactgtgagacgcctaagacagcgctacagggagacaggacagacagctgatcgtcctcgcagtggcagaccacgtgtaacaacacctgcacagtatCGGTACATTCAAACataacacctgcgggacaggtacagtatggcaacaactgcccgagttacaccaggaacgcacaatccctccatcagtgctcagactgtccgcaataggctgagagaggctggactgagagcgtgtaggcctgttgtaaggcaggtcctcaccagacataaccggcaacaacgttgcctatgggcacaaaccaactgtcgctggaccagacgggactggcaaaaagtgctcttcactgacgagtcgcggttttgtctcaccaggggtgatggtcggagtcgcaattattgtcgaaggaatgagcgttacaccgaggcctgtactctggagagggatcgatttggaggtggagggtccgtcatggtctggggcggtgtgtcacagcatcatcggactgagcttgttgtcattgcaggcaatctcaacgctgtgcgctaTAAGGAagacaggctcatcctgacatgaccctccagcatgacaatgccaccagtcatactgctcgttctgtggcgtgatttcctgcaagacaggattgtCAGTGGTCTGCCGTGGCCCGCGAAGAGCCCGGAACTCaaccccattgagcacgtctgggacctgttggatcggagggtgagggctagggccattccccccagaaatgtcttgcaggtgccttggtggaagagtggggtaatgcagctggtggccacaccagatactgactgttacttttgattttgaccccccctttgttgagggacacattattccatttctgttaggcacatgtctgtggaacttgctcagtttatgtctcagttgttgaatcttatgttcatacaaatatttacacatgttaagtttgctgaaaataaatgcagttgacagtgagaggacgtttcaagTTTCAACAATGTTTGACTACTGAACGTAGCCGAGGTGTGCCCTTGAAGTATGACTTTACAAAGTGTGATTGATTGGTTTTGTAAGTAGATGCAACATTTTCAAGGCACATAAAACACATTTCAATCATATCAGCATTTGTAACTAACATGGTTTCAATGAACagttttttgttttaaagatCATATTGATTGAAATACTCTAAATCAGTGGTTGCTCAAGTCCCTGTCCTTTGCCCTCCATTAGATGCCTGACAAAGAGTCAACAGAAAAGCTGCAGAAGAAGAACAAGGTGTCTTTGTTTTTGTCCATGAGCGGGATTGACATTTTGGAGCACAAAACCAAGGTGAGAGCCTAAGGTCCAACTCCAACGGAAGATGTGGGGGGAACTGCTTCAGTATGATGAAATCTAAAAAGGTTAACAGAAATATATGGGCCCCTTACATGTTTATGGGTTTCTATACTGCTGCATTACACAACACCTGcacactcctctccttcctcttccaagAATCGTTCTTTCTCCTCCTATTATCTTGCATTCTCACTCCCCTCTTGTCTTTTCCAGTTCATGCTGTACACATGCCCCCTCTCCTCCGTGTCCTTCTGTGCAGTCATCCCGACCACACCCAAAGTCTTTGGCTTTGTGGCCAAACACCCAGCTGCAGACATGTACCACTGTTATCTGTTCCAgagcaagaaatttgtgagtaCAGTGCAATCATTCAATCTTGATTTTAGGGTACATCACTAAAAACACATCTAAGGGTTTTAAGTTGCCAATCTCTACCTTTTCTATTTTCTTGCGCCTTTCCTCAGTCTCATCTGCTGGTGTCCATTATCGGAGATGCATTTCGGGCCACAAAGAGAGAGGCAAGCCTCAGAGGAGGCGGACGGGATCTGATTGTGGAGGCACTGAGGCACAAGGTTGGATTAAAGTGATTTACAGtgcgtttggaaagtattcagacccctttacttttttcacagtTTGTTACAActttattccaaaatggatgaaatcgttttttccctcatcaatttacacacactacccaataatgacaaagcaaaaactggttgggattgtgccaggtttcctccagacgtgacacttggcattcaggccaaagagttcaatcttggtttcatcagaccagagaatcttgtttctcatggtgtgatagtcctttaggtgccttttggcaaactccaagtgggctgtcatgtgctttttactgaggagtggcttctatctggccactctaccataaaggcctgattggtggagggctgcagagatggttgtccttctggaaggttctcccatcttcacagaggaactctagagctctgtcagcgtgacctTTGGGTTCTTGTTCACATCCCtgcccaaggcccttctcccccaattgctcagtttggccgggtggccagctctaggaagagtcttggtggttccaaacttcttccatttaagaatgatggatgccactgtgatcttggggaccttcaatgctgcagaattgttttggtacccttccccagttctgtgcctcaacacaatcgtgtctcggagctctacggacaattccttcgacctcatggcttggtttttgctctgacatgcactgtcaactgtgggaccatatatagacaggtgtgtgtctttccaaatcatgtccaatcaatttaatttactacaggtggactccagtaaagttgtagaaacaactcaaggatgatcaatggaaacaggatgcacctgagctcaatttcgagactcatagcaaagggtctgaatacttatgtaaatacgtttttgcaaaatgtctaaacctgttttcgctttgtcattatggggtattgtgtgtacattgagtattttttatttttttattattctagaataaggctgtaacttaacgaaatgtggaaaaagtcaaggggtctgaatactttccgaatgcactgtagttggtTTAAAACTAATAACAGTTTTGTGGTTGTGTCAACTGTTTATGGGTTCTTGTGTTTTGCATTGTATGGTGTAATTCACAATTTAATATTTCTAACTACTTTTCTGCCCTTTTTCTTTTAGAATAAAGTCCTGCAGAGGGAGAATGCCGAGCTGAGGATGAGACTCAGTGCATCCGGAGATGTGAGTGAGGAAGCTgtagcccccacacacacacacacatcttccattgttttttgtaaataaggtctgtgtggctaggttactttctaaatgtaatcctttaCTAGTTACCTGACCAAAATTGTTATCAGCAACGTCATTtatggattacccaaactcagtaaagtaatctgattactttccctttaagaggcaATAGAAGAACACAACAATtatgttgcattttactttatgggttatgtaggcttctaacCCATAGATTTCAATttcaatacaaataataatacgaTTAGGTTATATATTTGCATGAGAAACCAGTCTGTCAGATTTCCACACATTCCTATTAATTAAATAGCCcctgatcttcaagaataggactttgaAATATAGATGAATCAAATTGTTTTATCTGAGCATAACCCAAAAACAAAGGACTTCTTAGCCTACTCTAttgttaatgtatttttttgtcatggaggactgattagGCTCATTGTTTTAATTTGAAAAAGAAATGCTGCTCTCATTGAATGGTATGTTTTGAGCACTATCGAAAGTGCTATTTGCGTGCGAAAAAATTAATGCCATATGTCACATTTGCTAAAGgcctattgtttacatttttgttggtgacactgataTCTTGAAAATGTGCAGCTGTTTACATGGCCACGGGAAGAGGTTTTGGGTTGGGTTTTTCTCTGCTTtctccaaataaataaatatataatatacagtgcatttggaaagtattcagaccgcttcactttttcacaattctgttacgttacagccttattctaaaatggatggaactatttttttttactcatcaatctacacactacctcattatgacaaagcgaaaacaggtttttaaattgttttgcaaaaaaaaaaaataccttatgtacataagtattcaaaccctttgctatgagacttgaaattgagctcaggtgcaccctgtttccattgatcatccttgagatgtttctacaacttgattagagtgaacctgtggtaaattcaattgattggacatgatttggaaatccacacacctgcctatataaggtcccacagttgacagtgcatgtcagagcaaaaaccaagccacgaggtcgaagaaattgtccgtagagttccacAGGGAGTTTAGAAGGGAGGAACTCCCTCAAACATTTATTCCaaaggctgggatccgcactatgcagggGTTGCAAGAGCatgtttttcactggct
This window contains:
- the LOC111976375 gene encoding PTB domain-containing engulfment adapter protein 1 isoform X2; this encodes MSDISDDDNEISFAVKFLGRVAVVRSEGMQILNEAVQSLKMPDKESTEKLQKKNKVSLFLSMSGIDILEHKTKFMLYTCPLSSVSFCAVIPTTPKVFGFVAKHPAADMYHCYLFQSKKFSHLLVSIIGDAFRATKREASLRGGGRDLIVEALRHKNKVLQRENAELRMRLSASGD
- the LOC111976375 gene encoding PTB domain-containing engulfment adapter protein 1 isoform X1, encoding MSDISDDDNEISFAVKFLGRVAVVRSEGMQILNEAVQSLKMPDKESTEKLQKKNKVSLFLSMSGIDILEHKTKFMLYTCPLSSVSFCAVIPTTPKVFGFVAKHPAADMYHCYLFQSKKFSHLLVSIIGDAFRATKREASLRGGGRDLIVEALRHKNKVLQRENAELRMRLSASGDGTDGAARTTNRHQIALTRSQKKQTEAQKFSHLDMYPHKITFHCSDDTAPLLRTQELNMTDV